The Fusarium poae strain DAOMC 252244 chromosome 2, whole genome shotgun sequence nucleotide sequence TCGCATCGCCAACATCTATAGTCTCGAATGCCTTCATGGTTCTCGAGAAGAGAATAGCGAGCGCTGGATATGTTGCGCCTGAAGTAGTGTAAGTAAGCCCCTTTCCCCTTCGAGACGTGGACAAACAACTCACCTCCTAAACCGGAAATGACGACTAGAATGAAACCAGAGAACCATAAAGGTCTTTGTTCTCTAATTACAAGCCAGAGTCCTTTCAAAAGTCCGTAGTTAATTGCATCGTTTTGTGTAACATCCGCTTCAGCATGTTGGGAAGCGCGGGACAAGACAGGATCAAGACGAGCATCTGCCTCTTCTTCCACTGTGTCTTTGTTCTCATCATCTGATGATGTACTGCCCTTGCCAAGGTCCTGTAAGCGGACTAAACGCGAGTATGTGCCGCCTCGTTGGAGCAGTTCGTCGTGGGATCCTTGTTCGATTGTTTCGCCCTTGgccatgacgatgatgttgtcaGCATCACGAATTGTAGACAGTCGGTGCGCGATAACAATCATTGTTCGACCTTTGGCGACATTATTAAGAGCTTTTTGTACGATCTTTTCGGCGTTGGGGTCAAGAGCACTAGTAGCTTCATCCAACATCAAAACTTTGGGGTCAGAAATAATGCTGCGAGCGATAACTACACGTTGTTTCTGGCCACCGGATAACGACGCTCCCCTTTCGCCTATCCAAGTATCGTAGCCCTGGGAGAAATCAGTGGGGGGCAAAACAAAACGAGGGAGGAACATACCTTGGGCAGTGTCTCGATGAAGTCGTGGGCGTAGGCGGATTTACAGGCTTCGATGACCATCCTCTGCTTCTCATCTTCCGGAAGGTCGGCCAAGGACGTACCAGTCAAACCATCGACGACATTTTGATAAATGGTACCACTAAATAAGGTTGGTTCCTGGACAGAAGTTAGCAGTTACTTGCTATGTGACATTGGATGCCCCATGCATACCTGCTGAACCATTCTGATATTTGTCCGTAACCACTGTATGTTTAGATTCTCAACAGGGCGTCCATCGAGCGTGATCAACCCACTGATCGGCATATACCATCGTTCCAAGAGTCCAAATACAGTGCTCTTTCCGGATCCACTGGCACCTACAAGCGCTGTTGTTCGACCAGCAGGAATGTCAAGATCCAGTGAGCGAAGAATCGTCACGTTAGTACGGGAAGGGTAGGCAAAGTTGACCCCACGGAATTGGATGTCGCCCTTGAAATCAGGTATGGTCTCGCCTTTTTGGGATAATGGATCGATTTGCGACCTGCGGTCAATCATTTCGAACATCTCTTGCGCAGCAGCAGTGGCCTTGGAGATGGCTATTGTCTGGGGTGCAATCTGAGTAAGTGCTGTAGCAGCAACGAGAATAGCAAATATGACACTGTGAAGTTCAAAGTTAGCGAAAGCATCCCAGAAAGAAACATGGTAAAAACACTCACGTTACGACGGTACCTGGCTGCGTGATCTCGCCCTCGGAGTACATCCTCATCCCCTGCCAAAAGGCCAGACCATAACCTGCAAAGATACAAAAGAATTCAGTGGGGAACAGAATCATATACACCCAAGACTTCTTGTGTCCAATTCTCCTTGCTTCTTGTAGCGTGCTTGTAAATCGTTCTGACAGCTTTGGGAAGGCCCAGAAAGCGTGGGCTGTACGAATAGTCGAGAAAGCCTCCTCAGCCAAAGAACTAGACCTCGAGTAGACGTCAAACATTGCATACTCGTAGCCGGTGTCGATAGCCACGCAGATGATAGTGACGACGAGGTTTACCGGGATGATGGCAAGTACGATCAGAGTGAGCTTCCATTGGACTGCGAACGCCACGATGAAGGCAGAGACGAAGGTCGAAAGGGCTGCAATAGTAATACCAAACTTTTCAGAGATTCCTTGGTTGATGAGGTTTCCATTGGTCGTGATCTGCCCGGGGATTGAAGATGCGGGAGAATCAAAAAATGACACCTCTTGGCGAAGAGTGCTCCTGACAAAGTCAACACGGAGCGATTTTGTTGTATTGATGGCTGCGATGGAAACAAGTATCTGGACAGGCATCTGATCAGAACGACGTGGAATTGAAGACTaggtactacctacctacctaggtacctaggtaggtaggtactaaggtaggcaTGCAACTTGACAGGCGAGCAGGAGGTACTTACTGTCCAGATATATGTCAGAACAAATTTCGCAATAAAAAGATAGACAAAGTACAAGCTTCAAGCAAAATAATGGTCAGTTTAGGTGTCCAACCCTTGGGGCGCACCGCACAATTGATGAAAAGCCGCACCTGTACTTGCTGACCTCAGTTCGGTATCCAGCAGGAGATAATGATCCAGTAGCAAAATCGGTAAAAACGTTGATGAATTTTCCAAAAACAAGATCCATCAGGGGCAGAATTGTGCCTGCGGCAACCATGCAGACAAATGCGACACCGTTGAGGACCCATCCCAAGCGATCGTTGTAAGTAAAGACGCGCTGAGGTATGTTGTTAGCTATAAGAGACATtcaagtaaaaaaagaactTACCAGATAATATTTGAAGCTTgtatccttcttttcttcttttgtatcaccaccaccatcactcTCGCCCTTGTCTCCAAGTGTAACCGTCATTGTGCTATTTGGCTGCTCTGTTGATACTCCTTCAGTCTTGGCAGACGGATTGCCAATTGGGCCTTCTTGTTTCATTGTATAACCCGTCCGTGTCTGTCGACTGGAAAACTACCAAAGGTAGCTAGctatctatataattaaacaCGGACAAACGTCAAGACTTTTAAAGAAAGGATGCCTCTTGGCGTTGACGTTGGACGCATCCCGCGCGATACGGTTCAGCCAATGAGCTTACACAGGCATCAGACACCAATAAGTTTAGGAGAGAGTCTAATACCGGGGCAATTATTCAGCCGCCTGTGGTTAATTTCGACCACCTTGTTGCTGTTTGCAAGTTGAACGTCAGGTCAGTGTGAGTTGATTGGCGAGCTTTGTGCATGAATACTAActacctaactacctacctacctaactacctaggtGACTATCCCAAGGTAACGAACACGAAAAAGAAGTTGAACCCAATTTGTTGACCTGTATGCAGCCACATCTGTTTTGACAAGCCACAATTTGGTACCTAACGTTTTGTTATCGGTCCCCGCGCTTTCCGAACCCTTCTTCCCTTCCTTCCATGCCATCATAGCATGATCGATATTCTCTCCCATTTGTACCTGTTCCGCGTCGTCAGCACCCAAATTCCAGTATTTTTTTCCCCAATTACGAAAAAGAGGAAATCTTGACTGCTCCTTTGTTTGCCTCTCGACGTCATCCATTGGCCACGTCAAGATACATACATTCATTCTTATGGACCATTCCAGTACTGGCCCGGGATTCACCAACAACGGGCCCGCGGCTCCCGATGACTCTACACGGCGTGCGGTAAGTGGCATTTTCGACATTATTAGGCATTCTTCATGGGCCGAGATAGTTGCCGCTTATACTGCAATGGACCTGTCGTTTGCAACACCATCCCATTGCTTTTGCTTGGCACGGTTTGGGTGCATCAATATgctaaaaaagaaaagaaaaatgaatgcatgcatgcatgcttGTATTGGTCCGGTTGCTTGTCCATTGTCACGACTAGGTACTAACTCAATATCTCGTGAATCAGTGTGATCAGTGTCGCATGCGCAAGGTAAGCATATCCCATAGGTGCCATCACAAAATAACGTAGTCTGTGTGCTTTGTATCGATAACGCTCGTATGGAATAGATCCGATGCGATAAAGACTGGCCTTGCTCCAACTGTCGCACAGCCAAACGCTCTTGCACATCGACCGGTGTCGGTCAGAGACCCAAAGAGCCCAGGCAACGAGtgctcatctcatctcaataGTCGGTTACCCCATATCCTCTTGACTCCAGAAAATCTGCATCGTCTCTGCCATGTCTATTTGCGAGCAGGCCATTCCATTTTGCTAATCGGTGACTTGCGCTTCCTCCAGTGAGCGCAAAATTGATCAGATCGAAGTCCGCCTAGCTAACATAGAAAACCTCCTCCGCGACCTCTCTCAGCGCCCCACCTCGACACCAGGTAGCAATGTTTATGTCCCCGTAACCCCTGCAGCCTTTGCTGGTCTAGATGCCAACGCTGCCTCGACAGTCGGCTTTGAAAGCTCTGATGATGAATCTGCACTGGGCGGCGACTCCGTGATTGCCCAGCAAACCACGTTTGCCAGCGAACTCCTTGAGCATGCCGTAGAGCGTACCTCATTGCACGATGTCAGCCCCAAGATGTGGGAAGCCCTCGCCAACCTAAGACAGATAGCCGAACTGCAGAGTCGACAATCCATCAGTCATGGCCCTAGGTTTCCATTACAACAACCCTTACCGCCAGGTGGCCTGGGTCAGCTCAAAATGCCTCCTATGGACGTCGTCGTCTCCATGCTGAAGCGAGCCAGGGGTACGTGTGAAAACATCTGCTCTTCAAACCGTCTGCTCACCGACCAATTCTAGCTTCTCCTCCAGGGCTCTTCACATTCGTGTGTTATTTCGTAGGCATTAGTGACTTCTCAAACCTTTGTCGAATGGTCTACTTCCCCACCGAAGACTTTACTGATGCTACGTTCATCATTGTCAACGCTGGGCTCTACTATTTGTTTCTCGAGCAACATTCATTGACCACAGACAACAAGGTCCTCAAGGACGAGTTTGCCTCACACCTTTACACAAGTCGAGTCAACCTGGAAACAGGACTGGCAAACATGTCTCTCTTCATGTCGGTTAGGATCGAGACTGTTCAAGCTCTGTTGTTGGGGGTGAGGAAGCGCTTTCTTGTCATGAGAAGTACCAGAATAGACGCTAACAGAACCATCAGACGCTGTATGCTATTGATGTGTGCAGGCCCTCGGTGGCTTGGCACCTTAATAGTGCTGCTGCACAAATGTGCCAGACCGCAGGTTTCCACCGCAAAGACCACTCCGTTCGCAATCCAGAAGAAGCTAGTATCAGGGCAATCCTCTTCTGGTATGTTTACACGACAGACAAAGCGTTGGCAATCCGACTTGGGCGTGCCCCTCTCATCCAAGATTGGGAAATTGATATTCCACGCACCTTTCACTTTGAGGGTATATTGAGCCTTGAAACCAAAGCTGTTGCAGCCATGTGGCTCAGCGCTGCGACGCTCCAAGGCCAAGTATATGAGCAGCTGTAAGTGTTCCCACATTCGTCTTTGGCTGTTCTGGCTAAAAGGAATCAGCTTCTGCCCAGCAGCACTAGCTCAACCTCCTGCTGTTATTGCTGAGAGGGCTCGGATGCTAGCAGCAAAGTGTCGAGAGGTAGAGGCGCAGGCGTACGAGAGCCGAGGAATGGCCATCGCCTCGCTAGAGAAAATAGGAGCATCGCCTCTTGTCGATATTCACGTCAAGGGCGACGAAGTCCAGTTGTTATCGACTATGACACTCATCTACCGAGCGATCCCAGCACCCGAAGGCTCCTCCAGCAGGTTCTGTGACGAGTGTATCGAGACCGCTCGAAGGGCAACACATACGCATCTAACTTGTATAGAACTGGTGCGGAAGGATCCTCATGCGAGAAACATTTATGTCCATTGGTGTGTACACAGTAACAATTATTCATGAGTTCCGAGTATATCTGACACTGTGGCAGGAACCTGGTGTTGACTCCCTTCGCCCCCTTCTTCGTTCTGTTCTGCTATG carries:
- a CDS encoding hypothetical protein (TransMembrane:1 (o553-574i)~BUSCO:8118at5125) produces the protein MDHSSTGPGFTNNGPAAPDDSTRRACDQCRMRKIRCDKDWPCSNCRTAKRSCTSTGVGQRPKEPRQRVLISSQYERKIDQIEVRLANIENLLRDLSQRPTSTPGSNVYVPVTPAAFAGLDANAASTVGFESSDDESALGGDSVIAQQTTFASELLEHAVERTSLHDVSPKMWEALANLRQIAELQSRQSISHGPRFPLQQPLPPGGLGQLKMPPMDVVVSMLKRARASPPGLFTFVCYFVGISDFSNLCRMVYFPTEDFTDATFIIVNAGLYYLFLEQHSLTTDNKVLKDEFASHLYTSRVNLETGLANMSLFMSVRIETVQALLLGTLYAIDVCRPSVAWHLNSAAAQMCQTAGFHRKDHSVRNPEEASIRAILFWYVYTTDKALAIRLGRAPLIQDWEIDIPRTFHFEGILSLETKAVAAMWLSAATLQGQVYEQLFCPAALAQPPAVIAERARMLAAKCREVEAQAYESRGMAIASLEKIGASPLVDIHVKGDEVQLLSTMTLIYRAIPAPEGSSSRFCDECIETARRATHTHLTCIELVRKDPHARNIYVHWNLVLTPFAPFFVLFCYVIETSSAEDLRLLCEFSTSIRETSDASETMQKLSRLCQVMSNVAALYVEAKSQQQEDQTMVPIGDEFDVYLSQLGFMPVMDTNINAAGSDPSAAFPDNSQVAQMAEWMSGSRNLLGLLEQDISQIGGPQWPPM
- a CDS encoding hypothetical protein (TransMembrane:12 (i41-61o95-119i167-187o193-216i270-291o303-323i680-705o725-745i801-821o827-845i908-928o943-961i)), translating into MTVTLGDKGESDGGGDTKEEKKDTSFKYYLRVFTYNDRLGWVLNGVAFVCMVAAGTILPLMDLVFGKFINVFTDFATGSLSPAGYRTEVSKYSLYFVYLFIAKFVLTYIWTILVSIAAINTTKSLRVDFVRSTLRQEVSFFDSPASSIPGQITTNGNLINQGISEKFGITIAALSTFVSAFIVAFAVQWKLTLIVLAIIPVNLVVTIICVAIDTGYEYAMFDVYSRSSSLAEEAFSTIRTAHAFWAFPKLSERFTSTLQEARRIGHKKSWVYMILFPTEFFCIFAGYGLAFWQGMRMYSEGEITQPGTVVTVIFAILVAATALTQIAPQTIAISKATAAAQEMFEMIDRRSQIDPLSQKGETIPDFKGDIQFRGVNFAYPSRTNVTILRSLDLDIPAGRTTALVGASGSGKSTVFGLLERWYMPISGLITLDGRPVENLNIQWLRTNIRMVQQEPTLFSGTIYQNVVDGLTGTSLADLPEDEKQRMVIEACKSAYAHDFIETLPKGYDTWIGERGASLSGGQKQRVVIARSIISDPKVLMLDEATSALDPNAEKIVQKALNNVAKGRTMIVIAHRLSTIRDADNIIVMAKGETIEQGSHDELLQRGGTYSRLVRLQDLGKGSTSSDDENKDTVEEEADARLDPVLSRASQHAEADVTQNDAINYGLLKGLWLVIREQRPLWFSGFILVVISGLGGATYPALAILFSRTMKAFETIDVGDANFFSLMFFVVALANFVIYAVAGWVCNEIGQHIMTVYRSELFDNTLRQDMSFFDDPDRGTGALVSRLAAEPTSLQELLSMNLSLIMINIVTVLSSSVLAIAYGYKLGLVLTLAALPVLVGSGYVRIRLEYKFDDDTAGRFAKSSGLASEAVLGIRTVSSLALERAVIERYSSALEGLAKEAIGSLGWKMLFYSFSQSASFLAMALGFWYGGRLVSTGEYTTDKFYVIFIAVVFSGETSAMLFQYTTSITKARTAINYIFELRRQKVLHDDVGNAPGYEKTPHGKGIDISCQELTFAYPRRPKLPVLRGVDISIEPGKMVALVGASGCGKSTMIALLERFYDPTSGTIMAESQDISTKDRRLHRRDIALVQQEPVLYQGSIRDNISLGIEEGNPPDDDIIKACKQANVYEFVSSLPEGLATSCGNQGLSLSGGQRQRIAIARALVRKPRLLLLDEATSALDAESEKVVKEALDRAAEGRTTVAVAHRLSTIREADTICVFSGGKIVERGRHEELVARRGLYYEMVLGQSLDREA